From one Bacteroidota bacterium genomic stretch:
- the rpmA gene encoding 50S ribosomal protein L27, protein MAHKKGAGSSNNGRESLSKRLGVKIYGGQFAQAGNIIIRQRGTVHNAGENVGMGKDHTLFALKTGTVEFRKKKNNKSYVSVVPFEEVTVAAN, encoded by the coding sequence ATGGCTCATAAAAAAGGTGCCGGTAGTTCAAATAACGGTCGTGAATCACTTAGTAAACGTTTAGGTGTGAAAATTTATGGTGGTCAGTTTGCACAAGCTGGTAATATCATCATCCGTCAAAGAGGAACTGTTCACAATGCAGGTGAAAATGTAGGTATGGGAAAAGACCACACCCTATTCGCTTTAAAAACAGGAACTGTTGAATTCAGGAAGAAAAAAAATAACAAATCATACGTTTCAGTAGTACCTTTTGAGGAAGTTACCGTCGCTGCAAACTAA
- the rplU gene encoding 50S ribosomal protein L21, with translation MYAIVDIAGQQFKVEKDQEIFVHRLEGEEGSEVKFSDVMLLDVDGKVSVGTPFVKGASISAKILSHEKGDKVTVFHKKRRKGYQKANGHRQYFSKIQIELIAENEAAAKKETAKAAVKTVEPKAEAVVEKIETVKKAAAPKAKKEATAPKAKVAKKKTDKE, from the coding sequence ATGTACGCAATTGTTGATATAGCCGGACAGCAGTTTAAGGTGGAAAAAGATCAAGAGATTTTTGTTCATCGCCTGGAAGGAGAAGAAGGTTCAGAAGTGAAATTTAGCGATGTAATGTTGTTAGATGTTGATGGCAAAGTAAGTGTTGGTACTCCTTTTGTAAAAGGTGCCAGTATTTCTGCTAAAATTCTTTCTCATGAAAAAGGTGACAAAGTTACTGTATTCCACAAAAAAAGAAGAAAAGGTTATCAGAAAGCCAATGGCCACCGCCAGTATTTTAGCAAAATTCAAATTGAGTTAATTGCTGAAAATGAAGCTGCCGCCAAAAAAGAAACTGCAAAAGCCGCTGTAAAAACTGTAGAACCAAAAGCAGAAGCCGTTGTTGAGAAAATCGAAACTGTAAAAAAAGCTGCTGCCCCAAAAGCAAAAAAAGAAGCTACAGCTCCTAAAGCAAAAGTTGCAAAAAAGAAAACTGATAAAGAATAA
- the rsmA gene encoding 16S rRNA (adenine(1518)-N(6)/adenine(1519)-N(6))-dimethyltransferase RsmA, with the protein MVRPKKSLGQHFLTDLHIAQKIVSSISDDAVNVVEIGPGKGVLSQYFLQNKKLNMRYIETDRESVEYLNIKFPEITPNLILADFLKYDLKALFGEEKFCIVGNFPYNISSQIFFKTLDNKNQVHEVVGMVQKEVAERIAAPPGSKTYGILSVLLQAYYTIEYLFTVKEGVFFPPPKVKSAIIRLKRNEVSSLECSDSDFKAIVKTAFNQRRKTLRNALSTFSFDMTEEIAHLLTKRAEQLSVAEFVILTKATGYHLSE; encoded by the coding sequence ATGGTACGACCCAAAAAATCACTCGGTCAGCATTTTTTAACAGATTTGCATATTGCTCAAAAAATTGTAAGCAGTATCAGCGACGACGCTGTGAACGTTGTTGAAATTGGCCCGGGAAAAGGAGTTCTGAGCCAGTATTTTCTTCAGAATAAAAAACTCAATATGCGCTATATTGAAACCGACAGAGAATCGGTTGAATATCTAAACATAAAATTTCCTGAAATTACGCCCAATCTGATTCTTGCCGATTTTTTAAAATATGATTTAAAAGCACTTTTTGGGGAGGAAAAATTTTGCATCGTAGGCAATTTCCCTTACAACATTTCTTCTCAGATATTTTTCAAAACACTCGATAATAAAAACCAGGTTCACGAAGTGGTTGGGATGGTTCAAAAAGAAGTGGCAGAGCGGATTGCAGCTCCTCCGGGAAGTAAAACTTATGGTATTTTAAGTGTATTGCTTCAAGCTTATTATACCATCGAATATTTATTTACAGTTAAAGAGGGCGTCTTTTTTCCACCACCTAAAGTAAAATCGGCAATTATCCGTTTAAAAAGAAATGAAGTAAGCTCATTGGAATGCAGTGACAGTGATTTTAAAGCCATTGTAAAAACAGCCTTTAATCAGCGGCGCAAAACGTTAAGGAATGCCCTTAGCACCTTTTCATTTGATATGACAGAGGAAATCGCCCACTTACTTACAAAGCGTGCTGAGCAGCTCTCAGTTGCCGAATTTGTGATTCTTACCAAAGCAACAGGCTATCATTTATCTGAATAA
- a CDS encoding polyprenyl synthetase family protein, whose translation MQKYEYHYQKFNEFIKYQNFNFEPHELYDPIAYTLALGGKRIRPVIALLACNIFSGKFENIISPAMGIEVFHNFTLLHDDIMDDAPIRRGKETVYRKWNQNIAILSGDTMFALAYKYITKTDPKYLPDILEVFNKTAIEVCEGQQLDMNYEEQPQITIQDYLNMIRLKTAVFIGASLKIGAIIGDTTQENIDNIYSFGEHLGMAFQLQDDLLDVFGDEKKFGKQIGGDIITNKKTFLYIKAFELASGASLASLKQHFITNHPDHQLKVQQIKKVYSDLKVDKYVRDEIYRYYNQSLIYLEKIQVEEEGRNELKMLAERLIKRDY comes from the coding sequence ATGCAGAAATATGAATACCATTATCAAAAATTCAATGAATTCATAAAATATCAGAATTTTAATTTCGAGCCACATGAGTTGTATGACCCAATAGCTTATACTTTAGCCTTGGGAGGTAAACGAATCAGACCGGTCATTGCTTTATTGGCTTGTAATATTTTTAGCGGGAAGTTTGAGAACATCATCAGCCCTGCTATGGGAATTGAAGTCTTTCATAATTTTACTTTGCTACACGATGATATCATGGACGATGCTCCAATCAGGCGTGGAAAAGAAACTGTATATCGCAAATGGAATCAGAATATCGCTATCTTATCGGGCGATACCATGTTTGCATTGGCTTATAAATACATCACCAAAACGGACCCAAAGTATTTACCGGACATTTTAGAAGTTTTCAATAAAACAGCCATTGAAGTTTGTGAGGGACAACAACTGGACATGAACTATGAAGAACAGCCCCAGATTACCATTCAGGACTATTTGAACATGATCAGGCTAAAAACCGCAGTTTTTATTGGAGCAAGTTTAAAAATTGGAGCCATTATCGGTGATACTACTCAGGAAAACATTGATAATATTTATAGTTTCGGTGAACATTTGGGGATGGCGTTTCAATTACAAGATGACTTGCTGGATGTATTCGGCGACGAAAAAAAATTCGGCAAGCAAATAGGTGGAGATATTATTACCAACAAAAAAACTTTTCTTTACATAAAAGCTTTTGAGCTTGCTTCAGGAGCATCACTGGCATCGTTAAAACAGCATTTCATCACTAACCATCCCGATCATCAACTAAAAGTTCAACAAATTAAAAAGGTTTATTCAGATTTAAAAGTTGATAAATATGTACGGGATGAAATATACAGATACTATAACCAGTCATTAATTTATTTGGAGAAGATTCAGGTTGAAGAAGAAGGCAGGAATGAATTAAAAATGCTGGCCGAAAGATTGATTAAGCGGGATTATTAA
- the serS gene encoding serine--tRNA ligase, protein MLQISFIRENTEEAIRLLSIKNFNASELIEEVIQLDDKRKATQKLLDDQLSESNKLAKLIGDLYKSGETAKANEFKQKTADLKLSSKVLADDLALISKNLSDKLIEFPNIPHSSVPAGKSAEDNEIIFEEGEFPNLYDGAKPHWELIKQYDIIDFDLGNKVTGAGFPFYKAAGARLQRALINFFLDEAIKSGYTEFQPPLFVNEDSAYGTGQLPDKEGQMYFIGEDNFYLIPTAEVPITNIYRNVILKEDDFPVKNVAYSNCFRREAGSYGKDVRGLNRLHQFDKVEIVQIQHPDKSYETIEAMKDYVASLLRKLELPFRILRLCGGDMSFTSALTYDFEVFSAAQKMWLEVSSVSNFGSFQANRLKLRFKDKDGKINLAHTLNGSALALPRIVAALLENNQTQEGIKIPKALQSYTGFDLIS, encoded by the coding sequence ATGTTGCAAATCAGTTTTATTAGAGAAAACACAGAAGAAGCGATTCGCCTTTTATCCATTAAAAATTTCAATGCATCCGAGCTTATTGAGGAGGTTATTCAGCTCGATGATAAACGAAAAGCTACCCAAAAATTATTAGATGATCAATTATCAGAATCAAATAAATTGGCGAAACTAATTGGCGATTTATATAAAAGCGGAGAAACTGCGAAGGCAAATGAGTTTAAGCAGAAAACGGCCGATTTAAAACTATCTTCAAAAGTATTAGCTGATGACCTGGCACTTATTTCAAAAAATCTCTCTGATAAACTGATTGAATTTCCTAATATTCCGCATTCAAGTGTCCCTGCCGGGAAATCGGCTGAGGATAACGAAATCATTTTTGAAGAAGGCGAATTCCCAAATTTGTACGATGGAGCAAAACCTCATTGGGAACTGATCAAGCAATATGATATCATCGATTTTGATCTTGGCAATAAAGTTACAGGAGCCGGATTTCCATTTTATAAAGCTGCCGGTGCCCGTTTACAACGTGCATTAATCAACTTTTTTTTGGATGAAGCCATCAAATCAGGTTATACCGAATTTCAGCCACCTTTATTTGTAAACGAAGATTCTGCCTATGGTACCGGACAATTGCCCGACAAGGAAGGTCAGATGTATTTTATTGGTGAAGACAATTTTTACCTGATCCCAACCGCTGAAGTTCCGATTACCAATATTTACCGAAATGTTATTTTAAAAGAAGATGATTTCCCGGTTAAGAACGTAGCTTATTCAAACTGCTTCCGTCGTGAAGCCGGTTCGTATGGGAAAGATGTTCGGGGCTTAAACCGCTTGCATCAATTTGATAAAGTGGAGATCGTTCAGATTCAACATCCCGATAAATCATACGAAACCATAGAAGCAATGAAAGATTATGTTGCCTCTTTACTTCGAAAACTTGAACTTCCGTTCCGCATTTTACGACTTTGTGGTGGAGATATGAGCTTCACCTCAGCCTTGACTTATGATTTCGAGGTTTTTTCGGCCGCACAAAAAATGTGGCTGGAAGTAAGTTCGGTTTCAAACTTTGGAAGTTTTCAGGCCAATCGCTTGAAATTAAGGTTTAAAGACAAAGACGGCAAAATAAATCTGGCTCATACTTTAAACGGAAGTGCTTTGGCATTGCCCCGTATTGTTGCTGCTTTACTCGAAAACAACCAAACGCAGGAAGGAATTAAAATCCCAAAAGCATTACAATCTTACACCGGATTTGATTTAATCAGTTAA
- a CDS encoding DMT family transporter, which yields MKIAKTTIVSWLILLSLMLTWGSSFILIKKGLTVFSSSQIGCLRLGITFLILLPFAFKRLKKLNRKHWIALLFIGIGSSAPAFLFPMAQKGIDSATAGVLNSLSPLFTLLLGLAFFKIKVKWINVLGVLIGLTGAIGLISVSGNASFEFNFGYAAYIILATIFYALNANMIKSFLQDLDSFTVTIFSFFIFGLPALIYLFVSTPFINQLNQDPNFWLGLAYVSTLAIVGTAVALIFFNYLIKINTAIFASSVTYLIPIVALLWGVFDGEHFSVVYILWILMILVGVFLVNAKHLKVFDFKK from the coding sequence ATGAAAATAGCTAAAACAACTATAGTATCCTGGCTCATACTACTTTCTCTAATGCTGACTTGGGGCAGTTCCTTTATCTTAATCAAAAAAGGATTGACCGTTTTCTCAAGTTCACAAATTGGATGCCTGAGGTTAGGAATCACCTTTTTGATATTATTGCCTTTTGCATTTAAACGTTTAAAAAAACTTAACCGTAAACATTGGATAGCTTTGCTTTTTATTGGGATTGGAAGTTCCGCACCCGCTTTTCTTTTCCCGATGGCTCAAAAAGGGATAGATAGTGCCACTGCAGGAGTATTGAACTCTCTGTCACCCTTATTCACTTTGCTTCTTGGATTGGCTTTTTTTAAAATAAAAGTTAAGTGGATTAATGTACTTGGGGTATTGATTGGCTTAACTGGTGCGATTGGCTTAATTTCTGTTTCTGGTAATGCCAGTTTTGAATTTAATTTTGGATATGCCGCATACATCATATTAGCAACTATTTTTTATGCGCTTAATGCCAACATGATCAAATCTTTTTTACAGGATCTTGATTCATTTACGGTGACCATTTTTTCTTTTTTCATTTTCGGATTACCGGCATTAATCTATTTGTTTGTTTCAACTCCATTCATAAACCAACTGAATCAGGATCCGAATTTTTGGCTCGGGCTGGCCTATGTTTCAACTCTGGCAATAGTCGGAACCGCAGTCGCCTTGATTTTCTTCAATTACCTGATCAAAATAAATACCGCAATTTTTGCCTCCTCGGTTACTTATTTAATTCCAATTGTTGCCTTACTTTGGGGGGTTTTTGATGGAGAGCATTTCAGCGTGGTTTATATCCTATGGATTTTGATGATTTTAGTTGGGGTCTTCCTTGTTAATGCCAAGCACTTGAAAGTCTTTGATTTTAAAAAGTGA
- the rfbA gene encoding glucose-1-phosphate thymidylyltransferase RfbA, whose amino-acid sequence MKGIILAGGSGTRLHPLTLAVSKQLMPIYDKPMIYYPLSILMMANINEILIISTPEDLPNFRKLLGDGSQLGCKFSYVEQKIPNGLAQAFVLGEEFIGKDSVSLILGDNIFYGSGMQNLLWESAKDPDGGVVFAYHVNDPERYGVIEFDENFKALSIEEKPKNPKSNYAVPGLYFYDNSVVEVAKNLKPSARGEYEITDVNKHYLNAGKLKVGIISRGTAWLDTGTFTSLLQASQYVEVIESRQGLKVGCIEEVAYRRKFIDAVQLEKLAQPLLKSGYGDYLMNLLKGK is encoded by the coding sequence ATGAAAGGAATTATTTTAGCAGGAGGATCCGGAACCCGTTTACATCCGCTTACATTAGCCGTCAGTAAACAGCTTATGCCTATTTACGACAAACCTATGATCTATTATCCGCTATCCATTCTGATGATGGCAAACATCAATGAAATCCTAATTATTTCTACTCCTGAAGATTTGCCAAATTTCAGAAAATTGTTGGGCGATGGTTCACAATTAGGATGTAAATTCTCATATGTTGAACAAAAAATTCCAAATGGTTTGGCTCAGGCCTTTGTGCTGGGTGAAGAATTTATTGGAAAAGATAGTGTTTCGCTCATCTTGGGGGATAATATCTTTTATGGCAGCGGAATGCAAAATCTGTTATGGGAAAGTGCAAAAGATCCTGATGGAGGTGTTGTTTTTGCTTATCATGTAAATGATCCTGAAAGGTATGGAGTTATTGAGTTTGATGAAAATTTTAAGGCCCTTTCAATAGAAGAAAAACCAAAAAATCCTAAATCAAATTATGCAGTACCTGGTTTATATTTCTATGATAACTCTGTTGTTGAAGTTGCCAAAAACCTGAAGCCAAGTGCCCGAGGCGAATATGAAATTACAGATGTGAACAAACATTATTTGAATGCCGGAAAACTTAAAGTTGGAATTATTAGCCGTGGAACGGCATGGCTTGATACGGGTACATTCACTTCTTTGCTGCAGGCCAGTCAATATGTTGAAGTAATTGAAAGCCGACAGGGATTAAAGGTTGGCTGTATTGAAGAGGTGGCATACCGCAGAAAATTTATTGATGCTGTTCAATTGGAAAAACTTGCCCAACCATTGCTTAAAAGCGGTTACGGAGATTATTTAATGAATTTGCTTAAAGGGAAATAG
- a CDS encoding ABC-F family ATP-binding cassette domain-containing protein, translating to MISVNNIGLSFSGNVLFENISFLINISDRIGLVGKNGAGKTTILKIIAGKLAANSGEIVTPSGMAYGYLPQEMKIVSSRSILDETLTTFSEIRQIEKNIKNLTSQIENRTDFDSPKYLELIDNLAHENENYQIHGGSSAQADVEKVLKGLGFSQNDLTRSITEFSNGWQMRVELAKILLRQPACLLLDEPTNHLDIESIQWLEDYLINYPGALMLVSHDRAFLDNVTKRTIEINQGKIYDYKASYSDYVRLREERLDQQTSTYNNQQKQIKEVEKFIERFRYKSTKSKQVQSRIKSLDKMDKIEIEEIDKSSIHFRFPPAPAAGKIVVEARNLSKHYGSKMVLDKINFMALSGEKIAFVGKNGEGKTTFAKIIGNTLDYEGELKAGYNVTMGYYAQNQWEMLNPELTVFETVDEVAIGDIRARLRTLLGSFLFSGEAIDKKVKVLSGGEKSRLSLAKLLLSPVNLLILDEPTNHLDMRSKDILKNALLMYEGALIIVSHDRDFLQGLTTRVIEFKNKTIKEYLGDIYYFLEKKKLEDLSQLNEASKNTQLKEKTLSDNKLKYEQKKEFEREIRKINTQITKSESSIELIEKEIETMDQKLASPDQYQEEINSGELYKNYDILKKKLNQEMKRWEELQYELEVVQSNLEST from the coding sequence ATGATTTCGGTTAATAATATAGGATTGAGTTTTTCGGGTAATGTATTGTTTGAGAATATTAGTTTTTTGATCAATATAAGCGATCGCATCGGATTGGTTGGTAAGAATGGTGCCGGTAAAACTACAATTTTAAAAATTATTGCCGGCAAATTGGCCGCGAATTCAGGAGAGATTGTAACACCCTCAGGAATGGCATACGGCTATTTGCCTCAGGAAATGAAGATCGTTAGTTCCCGTTCAATTCTGGATGAAACGCTTACCACTTTTAGTGAGATCCGACAGATCGAAAAAAATATTAAAAACCTGACTTCACAAATTGAAAATCGTACCGATTTTGATAGCCCCAAATATCTTGAGCTCATTGATAATTTAGCGCATGAGAATGAAAATTATCAAATCCATGGTGGTTCTTCGGCACAGGCCGATGTTGAAAAGGTGCTTAAAGGGTTGGGATTTAGTCAGAATGATTTAACCCGATCAATTACAGAGTTTAGCAATGGCTGGCAAATGAGGGTTGAATTGGCAAAAATTTTATTGCGCCAACCTGCATGCCTGTTGCTCGATGAGCCTACCAATCATTTGGATATTGAATCTATTCAATGGCTTGAAGATTATTTGATAAATTATCCCGGAGCTTTGATGCTGGTGTCGCACGATCGGGCATTTTTGGATAATGTAACAAAGCGTACCATCGAAATTAATCAAGGTAAAATTTACGATTATAAAGCTTCCTATTCTGATTATGTGAGATTGAGAGAGGAGCGTTTGGATCAGCAAACATCAACCTATAATAACCAGCAAAAGCAAATTAAGGAAGTTGAAAAGTTTATCGAGCGCTTTCGATATAAAAGTACCAAATCCAAACAGGTTCAGTCGAGGATTAAGTCTTTGGATAAAATGGATAAAATCGAGATTGAAGAAATTGATAAGTCTTCCATCCATTTTCGATTTCCTCCGGCCCCTGCTGCAGGAAAAATTGTAGTTGAAGCAAGGAATTTATCAAAACATTATGGCTCAAAAATGGTGCTTGATAAAATCAATTTCATGGCATTAAGCGGGGAAAAAATTGCCTTTGTCGGAAAAAACGGGGAAGGGAAGACCACTTTTGCAAAAATTATTGGTAATACCCTTGATTACGAAGGAGAGCTTAAAGCAGGTTATAATGTTACAATGGGCTATTATGCCCAGAATCAATGGGAAATGCTTAATCCTGAGCTTACCGTTTTTGAAACGGTAGATGAGGTGGCCATTGGCGATATCAGAGCCCGTTTAAGAACCTTGCTCGGTAGTTTTTTATTTAGTGGCGAAGCGATTGACAAAAAAGTAAAAGTTTTATCAGGGGGCGAAAAATCGAGATTGTCGTTAGCTAAACTGCTTTTATCCCCGGTTAATTTGTTGATATTGGATGAGCCAACCAATCATCTGGATATGCGATCAAAGGACATCCTTAAAAATGCGTTGTTGATGTATGAGGGCGCGTTGATCATCGTGTCGCATGACCGGGATTTTTTGCAGGGATTGACAACTCGTGTGATCGAATTCAAGAATAAAACCATCAAAGAGTATTTGGGAGATATCTATTATTTTTTGGAGAAGAAAAAACTAGAGGATTTGTCGCAGCTGAATGAAGCTTCAAAAAATACACAATTGAAAGAAAAAACACTCTCCGACAATAAGCTTAAGTATGAACAGAAGAAAGAATTTGAACGTGAAATAAGGAAGATAAACACCCAGATCACCAAAAGTGAATCAAGCATTGAATTGATTGAAAAAGAAATAGAAACGATGGATCAAAAGTTGGCATCTCCCGATCAGTATCAGGAGGAAATCAATTCGGGTGAATTGTATAAAAATTATGATATACTTAAGAAAAAGCTGAACCAGGAAATGAAGAGATGGGAAGAACTTCAGTATGAATTGGAAGTTGTCCAATCGAACCTTGAATCAACTTAA
- a CDS encoding MMPL family transporter has product MWKYIVRIILRNRLANLIIIGLITVFMGYQATKVQLTYEMAKMLPASDSASVDYENFRAKFGEDGSVFFVGVQDEKLFQLEEFNDWYDLTHKLKEIDGVEEVVSLAKLYQLTRNDELKKFDFTPVFKSKPKTQSELDSLRDVIYSLPFYDGLLYNKESNVTMMMITLDKEKLNTKSRVGLIYDIKETVETFSLKHHIPIQYSGLPYIRTVTSKMVEDELNFFIYGALIIASILLLLFFRSIKVVFFTILIVVINVVWVLGSISLLGYKITILTGILPPLLIVIVVENCIFLLNKYHNEYLNHGNKVKALSRVVQRIGNANLLTNATTAAGFAAFIVTGNKILVEFGIVASINILFAFVLTLFLIPIFFSYLPPPSKRHTKHLDESIVSKLIEWVIRIVLHRRLVVYILTVVVLIFGFIGITMLKTTGNIVDDISKKDQLYKDLIFFEKHFKGVMPLEITIDTRTKKGVMRLSNIEKIDELQQVLAKYPELSKPLSIAEVVKFAKQAFYKGNNKMYALPNSQEKNFILSYVPDIESDKKTILNSFVDSDLQTTRVSVQMANIGTKEIKILMDKLLPEIDKIFPPDKYDVKVTGTSVVFLKGTNYLVKNLMASLLLALVIISALMALLFTSARMIGISLIPNLIPQLMTAGMMGVFAISIKPSTILIFSIALGISVDNAIHFLSRYRLQLKINNWDIKESVIAALRETGYSMVYSSVVLFFGFAIFTLSSFGGTEALGYLISFTLIVALLSNLFILPSLLLSLDRFITTKKFKEPLLIIFDEEDDIEIDSLEIEDLDTRGSA; this is encoded by the coding sequence ATGTGGAAATATATTGTTAGAATTATTCTTCGAAATCGATTGGCAAATCTGATCATAATTGGGTTGATCACCGTTTTTATGGGTTATCAGGCCACTAAAGTTCAACTTACCTATGAAATGGCAAAAATGCTTCCTGCTTCAGATTCGGCAAGTGTTGATTATGAAAATTTCAGGGCGAAATTTGGAGAAGACGGAAGTGTTTTTTTCGTTGGTGTTCAAGATGAAAAACTTTTTCAACTGGAGGAGTTCAACGATTGGTATGATTTAACTCATAAATTAAAAGAAATAGATGGCGTTGAAGAAGTCGTTTCTTTGGCTAAACTTTATCAATTAACCAGAAATGATGAATTAAAGAAATTTGATTTTACACCTGTTTTTAAATCCAAACCTAAAACTCAATCAGAGCTTGACAGCTTAAGGGACGTGATTTATTCCCTTCCTTTTTATGATGGCCTTCTTTATAATAAAGAAAGTAATGTCACCATGATGATGATCACCCTCGACAAAGAAAAATTAAATACCAAAAGCAGGGTCGGACTCATTTACGACATAAAAGAAACAGTTGAAACTTTTAGTTTAAAGCATCATATCCCAATCCAATACTCAGGTCTACCATATATACGTACTGTCACTTCAAAAATGGTAGAGGACGAATTAAATTTTTTCATTTATGGGGCGCTCATTATTGCTTCTATCCTATTATTATTATTTTTCCGATCGATCAAAGTCGTTTTTTTTACCATCCTAATTGTAGTCATCAATGTGGTTTGGGTATTGGGAAGCATTTCTTTATTGGGATATAAAATCACAATACTTACCGGCATATTGCCTCCGCTTCTCATTGTAATCGTGGTTGAAAATTGCATCTTTCTGCTCAATAAATACCACAATGAGTATCTTAATCATGGCAATAAAGTCAAAGCATTATCCAGGGTTGTTCAGCGCATCGGAAATGCAAATTTGCTTACCAATGCAACTACAGCAGCCGGTTTCGCGGCTTTCATCGTTACAGGTAACAAAATATTGGTTGAATTTGGGATCGTAGCATCAATTAACATTTTATTTGCTTTCGTTCTTACCTTATTCTTAATTCCGATATTTTTCAGTTATTTGCCTCCGCCTTCTAAACGTCATACCAAACATTTGGATGAAAGTATTGTTAGTAAATTAATTGAATGGGTTATAAGGATTGTATTGCATCGACGTTTGGTTGTTTACATCTTAACAGTTGTTGTCCTGATATTTGGATTTATCGGGATTACTATGCTAAAAACGACGGGTAATATTGTGGATGATATATCAAAAAAAGATCAACTTTATAAAGACTTGATATTTTTTGAAAAACATTTTAAGGGTGTAATGCCACTTGAAATTACCATAGATACACGAACAAAAAAGGGAGTCATGCGTTTATCAAATATTGAAAAAATTGATGAACTTCAACAAGTGCTGGCCAAATATCCTGAATTATCAAAACCTTTGTCGATCGCCGAAGTCGTGAAATTTGCAAAACAAGCATTTTATAAAGGCAATAACAAAATGTATGCATTGCCCAATAGTCAGGAAAAAAACTTTATCCTCTCCTATGTCCCTGATATTGAAAGCGACAAAAAGACCATTCTTAATTCATTTGTAGACTCCGATTTACAGACAACAAGAGTAAGTGTTCAGATGGCAAATATTGGAACAAAAGAGATCAAGATCCTTATGGATAAATTGCTTCCGGAGATTGACAAGATTTTTCCTCCCGATAAGTATGATGTTAAGGTCACAGGAACAAGTGTAGTCTTTCTGAAAGGAACTAACTATTTGGTGAAAAACTTAATGGCAAGCTTATTATTGGCACTCGTAATTATTTCAGCACTCATGGCTTTATTGTTTACTTCAGCGCGAATGATTGGGATTTCATTAATCCCGAATTTAATTCCTCAATTAATGACTGCAGGAATGATGGGGGTTTTTGCAATTTCAATTAAACCATCGACCATACTTATTTTTAGTATCGCGCTTGGAATATCAGTTGATAATGCCATCCACTTTTTATCAAGGTATCGGTTACAATTAAAGATTAATAACTGGGATATAAAAGAATCAGTAATTGCGGCTCTTCGCGAAACAGGGTATAGTATGGTTTATTCGTCGGTAGTTCTGTTTTTTGGGTTTGCAATCTTTACATTATCAAGTTTTGGCGGTACTGAGGCTTTAGGTTATTTAATATCGTTCACTTTGATCGTGGCTTTGCTTTCAAATTTATTTATTCTGCCTTCACTTTTATTATCTTTAGATAGGTTTATCACAACGAAAAAGTTCAAAGAACCTTTATTGATCATATTCGACGAAGAAGATGATATTGAAATTGACAGTTTGGAAATCGAAGATCTTGATACCAGAGGATCTGCGTAA